A region of the Channa argus isolate prfri chromosome 3, Channa argus male v1.0, whole genome shotgun sequence genome:
ATGTCGTGCCCGTGTATATGGTAGCTTACCTTTAATTTGCAGAATTTCAACAGTAAGTGGAGTAATTCATAGTTTCGACAAACTTTTCAACAATGATATATTTAATCTACACAAACCCAccacttttaaaagaaaagttgttttaaaaagaaaaacgaaaaaaagtttgaaaaagagACATTTCTACAGAGAAACTAAAAGTTCCACATATCAAATTTCAAACTACAGTATAAATTGCTCAGTGTGCAAAATAAGCTCTTTAGCTCTTGTTTGAGTTCATTCGATTTGTGGTTTCACCTTCAGGTGAAACAGATTAGTAATGCTGGGGAACAGATGAGTGTAAACAACAAGGAAAGGATGAGAACAGAAGGCTGCCCAGAGTCCAGAGAACACACTGACCTGATTCGGGGTTATGGTAAAAGTTCAGGTTGTGACCTGAACAGACTCCACTTATCTGTTTCTGACAGTgacctccctccctcccactccTCCACTGCTGGATCAAAATGTCCTTTCACACCTCACACGCTTCAGTTTTCGCTCCACAGTCACCTCTGTCTTACTGTACTTTGAAGcgtgctgttgttgttgttcgcTGTGGACTCTGTTCTGGACACATGCTGCTGCTTTACATGTGGCCTGAAGCTGCgtttttcacctttttgttgAACATCACATTTTACAGAGCTTAAGCTGTTATATAGTTCTATCTGTATAAACACTGCACGACACAAAGCTGTTTTATGCACATCCTGCACTAAATTCTCTGCAACTCAGCTGTACTATTTTTGTTGATACCCATGTTTGTGTATTGTAAAAACAGCTGGTAAAGTTTTACTTTACTAAGCTTGAAATGCTTTGACAGAAGCTGACCCTAGGATTTTCCACAGAGACGGGttgttttgtattcattttcGTACGACTTGCCCTCCTACGCACCTGTCTGAACACAGGAGTGCCCGCAGCACTTTTCACAGAGACCGATTTCAACAGATGCCGTACCGTcgcatttaaaatgcattgtgtgATTTGGAGCCTTCCTCACCGACACACCGCAGAACCGGCACATCTGGGTATTTAATTGTGCCAGTTAAGTTATAGAACTCTACAAAGACATTTAAGAAAACTGGCAGTTTCAGAATTGTTCTTCACAATGTCAATTGTCATTAGAAGgaaaatcacatttatattgTAATGTTGCTTCATCACGCTTCATCATCCTCCCTGACAAGTGCCTACTACTCCATTTACTTCTTCTCTAAGCCTttgtagagttttttttttttttggcgtgGCTTTGTTAAATCTCTCCCTCGGTGCGTTTCCATATTTATAAAAAGTCTTGTAGAAGCAGCTGCTGGCATGTTATTCCTCTGTGTATGGCATTTTCATATTCAAGTTTTCTCTAACACTTTAAAGCCAGACATTCAAATCCAAAATCTATTGCTACTTAAGACAAATATGTAATCTCACTCTTGGCAATGCTACTGCTGCCACTAATGACTTTTATAACCGTTTTTCCTACCACATGCACCTAGCTATTCATTTGCCTCGCAATGTTATCACTGGTGATAAATTCAGCATAAATGGCCTGGCCTGAAATGTCACGAATATCATTTTATCTCCACCATCGCGTAACAAATGTTGTGAAGAACAAAAGCGACAGTTTAAGTTCCTATTTCATTAATTATTAAGAGTTTATTGTACAATCAGGTCAGTTCACACATAACGCTCCATTGCAATGGATCATTAAAACTGAcatcaacataaaaagaaacaacattaaTATCACTCAGCAGGGTGATATTATTAGGGATTATTACAAACACCTTTACAGAAGGAAAAGGTGGAGTAGTTTTAGTGTTGTTTGGCTCAGGAGACTCTGGGCCTTTAGTTGTAAGAAGATGATACTAGACTTTAAAAAGAAGTTCTTCAAGTCGCATCAAAATATGTAcagataaaaaatattacaaattttATTGAAACATTAGTGCCactcgagagagagagagagagagagagagagagagagagagagagagagagagagagagagagagagagagagagagagagagacgtgTGAAACGTTACAGATGGCGTGGACAGTTTACTGTTGCACAAACTGCTGAGGGAGGTGACAATGTTATTtcaaaaaacagtgtgtgtccagcacacacaaacatataaactcaggcacgcgcgcacacacactcgcgCTCCCCTGAAGAGGAATGAGGATAAAGGACTTTGGAGACCCTGGCTGGCTGTACTGTTTGAATTGAACAGACTTTTTACATACAGCTTCCgagagaaaggaggaagaaTAGTAACAGACAAGGCAGGAAGCTATTTTTATGCGAACCAGCCAAAGTCACCGAGTGCTCtcaaaatttcaatttcaacTGATTTCTCGGCCATCCACATTATTAAACCAGCCTAGATTTCCAATTAACAGCTTTACATCTGCCACAGTGACTGGTAGTGAGAACAAACTGACCTGCTGCAACAGAAATGGAACCAGCATATGGCTGGTAGCTGGTGTTCATTCCCAACTCACTGACCGCATCAGAGGGGAGGAAGAACGGTGGTGAAGGTGCTACGAGCActtccacacacatacagccagGCTCCCTCCGAAGAACATGTAGAGCAGGTTCTTCACCTCGTGTGTGACCTCAAAGCCGAAGCCTTCACCGATCACCACGTGCCACGAGCTGCCAAATTTCTTGTCCATGGACTCTTTGATCATCTTCGCTGCACTCTGGgacgaaaaaaacaaaaaaaaacaaaaaccaaacactcGATTTTAGCGACattgtgttgaaaaaaaaaaaacctaaatcttGACACAATACCGCTCTCAAAACTCTGATCTTACCTCATTGTTTGTAGCAAATTTTTCACAGGCCGTTACACAAAGCTCCATGGTCTCAACCCTCATTTCCTCTGGCATGTCTGTGTGCTGAGGAAAGACAGATTGTAGGGTTGTACTTTTCCCTGTCTGAATCTATCCCCTCTATGGCCTACAAGTATGTGAGTGAgctacagacaaacacaagacaCTCTTACTGTAGCTAtaaggacaaaacaaaagtcaGAATTTTATACACACTTTAGAAAGAGTAAAAGCAAGACATTTTGTTGTATAACACACATGACATTGTACAGACACATCACGGTCGGAATTCTCTGTTTATTCGTTACACGGCTGCTCAACAACACCAAAAACTTCCAAGAGACACTGTCTGAAACTGTGAGACTTGTCCTCACTGTTATaatgaaaatcatttaaatgaaactttCCCAACTTTATAAATGCTGGCTTTTCCCTCCACATTCTGCACTGTTTGTTTGAAACTGTATAAACCCGTTGAATTCTTGACATGAGCACACATAACATGCCGTGCAGAGTAATTCGGCGTGTGCATACCCAATCCGTCGCAACAACTTCACATTTCAAAGTGCGATGAGCTACAACGTGATTGGCGGCCTGCACTGTCAACCACAGTGAGGCCAATGGTCAAATCCATTTCCCGGCAGAATGAGGGACAACCTGATTCGTTTGCTGCTATATCTAAGTGTATATAGACTAATAACCCACCTAAATGgggctaaaaataaataaataacctgaATAAACCTTGTTTCAGTCAGTGATCAAAACCCGTGGCTAATAATGAATGATTCTAGATTACTCCTAATTATTCTTGACTAGTCATAATCACATTTACTTTATCTGTTCTGGTTACTCTACGCAATGCATTACATTTCTTACCACCTCAAAAAACCCTGACTGTTAAAGTGGATACGGATTGTTGCTCAGTTACACTTGTTCTGATAGTCATGGTGCTAATAGGTCACGAGAAGCCTCAGTCTAGCGTCTACAACCCAGAGGCTTCTGAAAATGTATCCAAATTAAGATGTAATACTGCTGTCATCGTTGAgaaactctttttttgtgtgtcctgtACCAGGAGGCACTGTCCCACTTCTGTCCTACCCTGATGAGAGGGAAGCTGTGCAGTCTTTTATAGTCGGcctcttctttctttccctcGCCAGTCGCAGCCATTCCGACTCctggaaaaaatacattttccacttGTTAACAAAATATGAACCCATCTAGCGAGCAGGCcttttacaaatgtttgaaagaaaaatcagATTACGGTGACGGTCTAGTTCTGCGGAGCAGGCGAACCTCCATCTAGCTAACAACACTGTCCCCGCTTGGAACTGTGGTTTGGTCGCTGCTAGCTAGGCGACAACAAATACACCAGCGTAGTTGAACTCGGAATAGAGTGGAAATCATCCACGTGTGTCAAACATAACGCTCGGGTTGTACACCTGACTAGCACTTATCGCGTTAGCAGGTTAACCGTAACCAGCGAAGCCGGTTTTGGTGCGACAAGCTAACGCGAACTAGCTAATTAGCTTAGCTTGTTTGATAGCAACCAGCTGATGCCACCGGTTGATGTTTTCCTCCTTCAGATTTCACCTTTATTTTTGATAAACCCCGGTGTGATCACGAGTTAGAGTGTGTTGCCCGCAGTTTAGAAAGGCGACGCGAACTAACGGCGGGCTACTTACGGGGCGCTTCTTCGGCGAAAACTTCTGTTTGCCTACGAGCTCGGTTGTTAAGGAGACATTGCAAACAAGAGATGTCCGGGGGAGGAAGCCCCGCCCACAACCCCCAACGCTTTATTTCTATTGGTTTAAAGGCTGTCAATCAACAGGAAGCCCACTAAATCTCCCACACTTAGACTCTCGTCTATCTGCATGTAAATTTGTAAGTCAAAGTTTGTTCGTACCTGGACAAACTTTTACTTGTACCACATCTACAACGACTGGGATCCTAGCAATACTGCAGTCTAAAAACACTTACATTAATAATGTCAGATAACAAATTCTGCCCTGAATTTATACCTTTCAATGTGCCAGTCTTGTAATACTTTTAATACCCGCAAGTGACAATGCAGTAAAAGTCATAAGCAGCATAATCAAATTGCATTATTGTTTCATTGAGCAATTTAGTAATTTAAAATGAGGtctattgtattattttatatttttgtgtaaaatctTAATTTATATAAATACGTGCAGTTGAATATTTGGATcagaaaatgtacagaaataaaagtcggcataaaatagaaatgaataGTGAAGTAAAATCAACTTTTCACTATGTGTGTCTATATTTGTTCTAAAATTACACTATTACCTAACTGGCTGTGAGTAAAACCATTCTCTATCCTAATCAGACTTCTTACTGACTCTGACCCACATTCAGCTGGAAACATCTGGGTGGAATCCCCAGGTGGGGAGTTCTGACCCAGAATTGTCAGTCTAATCTACACACACTGAGAGGCCACAAACACAGGTGAAAATCGTACAACAGTCCCCGGCTCTCTGCATGATAGGTGTGTCTGTTATCCTGGGTTTGTGCATTTAGCCTCACACCCGCCCACTGGACTAACCAAGTCTGCCGTGCAAACAGAAGCATCTGGATTAATTTAGTCTCGGAAACAATGACTCCCTCCTGGATCAGAGTGGATTATCAGTCAGATTATCAGTCGTTCCCAGAAGAAGGAGACAAACAGATCACATAATATCTTTCTCTCCTCCGTCTTTGCCGCTTCCAGTCTTCTGGTAACAGACAAAATACATCTTACCGAACAAGGGATTCCTCCTCTACATTTCCTCCATATTTGTCCTCTAaagccttttttgttgttgttgttgttgttgttgttgggatGGATGGAAGTTTACCTGTTATCTGATCGATGGTACTAAGGACAGAGGATGTTGTCCACATTGTCAAGTCCCTTAAGGCAAAGTTGTTATTTGTGATATTTCTATATAAATCAAATTTGATTGgaaatttgtttgattttaactCCTGACCTCACCTTTTCCACATCCCCCTCCCTCAGGGAAACAGCCATTAACTAATTGCACAGGCAcagattatattttaaaatgattcagtgactgaatttgtcatttagtcatttggcaggtGCTTTAATTCAAAGCAACCTAAGTTTGTAGTAGTTTAGGTGCATGGAAGAGTTCTGCCTTCAACATCTTTTCGAATATTGGGAGACATGTCCAACATGTCCTCTAGTCACACATACTGTTTAACTCGGTATCGAGCTACTTGCTATTTACAAAGCTTTCAACCCTATTGCATGGTCTTGAGCAGTGGATGGGGGTGTCTGCTCAGTTTCCCTGGAGATTAGTCCGGGGgcggctcagttggtagaacAGTTGTCCAGGAACCAGAGGGAGGTGGTTCACACCATTTACCATAAGATTTCATCCATGGTTTGAGGGGGCAAGAAAAAGCGAAGGCACGGTTCCCTGGTTTTCTGCTTAAACTGGTAATGAAATGTGAACTGATCTTCATAAAAttcacaaataacaaaaaacacgATTgggatctttcatgtctttatcaAACAAACccattaaaaagacaaagtgatgGGGGAAAGTGGCAACACTAGGCTTTTGATGTCCGCacaccaggaaattgcaaacgaTGGCATCACTTTTTCTTCTGACTATATGACTTTATGTCAGTGCTGTTGCCTCTGGCCAGTATTATTAGTCAGATACCTCCTTTCATTATTATGCTGACAATAACAAGTTATACATTAACCTTTCACCTAATAGTGGTAGTCAAATTGAGAAATGATTTTGCTGTATTGATCACATCCACATATGAAACTCAAACTCATTATTGGAGCAATGGAAGTTCACCTACATCTTAGGAATAACCTTAACACTTTCGCTATGAGTACTGAAAAGAAGCTGAAGAATCTTGGTGTTAGTTTtgataattttctgttttttaagaCTCAGATCAGGAAAAACCTCATCTTACCCGCACACAATCATTTCTTTATAAGAAAGACACGGAAAGCCTTATTCATACCTCCACTTCCAGTGGGATGGGTTACTTTATTGCCCTTTCACCTTCTCACCTGGCCAAATTACAACTGATCCAACAGATGCATCTTTTTTCATAAAGAACATATTACTCCTGTTTTGGGGGCCTTCCCTGGCTGCCTGCtcttaatgaaaataaaaatacatcgTTCAGTCTAAATAAAGTGAATACTTGTGGACAAGGTTAGTGTATCAATACTACAATAACTAAGAATTTGactttttaagtcattttgagaaaaaaaaatataaatcagttTTAGCCTTAGAAAATTGACCTGAGCATTTTTCTCAGACCTTGTACAGAGTAAACAGAGAATCCATTAGTCGGGACAATTATCAATAGCTCATTGTGTAACAGTTTACTTTTAATGTAGCataaaaaatatgcatttaataaTTGGCTTGTAGCAAACTGTGGACACATCTGTGTAGCTATTCAAAGTAAAGTATTGTCAGCCATACAACTTACGAagacttgttttttatttttaccatatTTTTATCCATTACTTGCTTATAGACCAGATTAGATTAGTATAGAATAAATTAGAATAAACTTTAATAACAATAAGCAGGAAATACTATATATACAGTGTCTACAGAATGTACAGTACAAGACACGCACTCTTATGGACATAATGTACATGTGGAACAACTAGGGACATAGTGTAATTTACAGGCTGAAATACTATGGatgtaatataaatatacatattgtacttaagtaaaattcaATACAAAAGACTGCATGCAACtacattttcatctgttttaagGCATTTAGTAAATTTTTATACACTGCTTATAAATgcaggttctttttttttgtctttaattacAGACTCAGGGTGtgttatgtatttgtttatttttccattatcaTTTTGATCGATTGATAGTTACACTCTCATAAATGGTGTTtgaataatgtgtttgtttcatacAGCATCACTAATGTCAAATGTTTACATATGTATGTGTccatgttttggttttagttaTTGAAAAAATACTTAGCAACCAAGTTTAGGCATGTTGTTGTGTGCACTCGCCTTGTGAAAGATCTTAAAATACGGAGAGAAGGCGGGAGAGGAAGCACTGAACACTCAGGTGAGAGACTTGAAGAGAAAAGTGCCAGGGGGAAGGTAAGCTGAAATAAAAGTgtcaaaacaaagcagcaggatGAAGAGGAGATGGAGGTGTTTTTGACAGAAGGTGAAGTGAAAAGATGCCAACAGACGACAGGCAGATACAAGcgaggaggaggtggtgatgATATAAAGATCTTAAGGGGAATATTCAATGTCAGGGTAAAATATCTTGCAAATATTTTGCGGTAAACACGAGAGGAAGTTGAGTCTTGAGCGTAAACAAAAAGTGCTTTTGCTgatgaagaagaaaatcaaGGGAAACAGTTAAGATGATGGTACATAACGGATAATAGGCCTGAACAACTGATCAACAGCGAAATTACTGTGCAGATAAGAACCGACAGACTGGAGAACTTGGAGAAATGAAGCGATGTGTTCCAGGGAGAAATAAAACCAACCGCAATCTGTATCTGTAGAGTCACACACTGCAAGCATCTGTGCAGCagagaatgtggaaaaagttgagaATGATTATGAAAGGAATAAAGATTTGCTGTGGAAATTAATATTTGAGTTGGTGTtttgtgagagacagagagtgtggCTGTGGGTCGCACATTGATTTCCATAATATCTGCCAGCCTCAGAGAGAGGTAATTAAGGTGTATCTATAATTCATCAGCAGAGGAAGCAGATTGTTGGGTAGAGGCGAAGAAAACCCCATGTGACCCTGCTAACAAGCTGTGACAGAGGCGAGATCAGCTAATGAACAGCTGAGATTAATATTCACTGACTGGATGAGTCACAGGGTGACTAACTGTAAGACGGACTGCTGATTAACCAACTGTCTGAGGGGCAGATGACTTGCTGGCTGTCCCGGATTCACTCACTGATTGCCTGAGTGattgattttgtatttaatcAATAGCTGCAGAAGCCGAATCGTGCCGGCTGAAGTTGTGCAAGGCGAATCAGTCATGTACATCTTGTAGGAATTTgccagttttgtttgactaaatcatgTCAGCAGCATCCAGCTGGGTTTAGACGTCACACGATTAGTTGACTGCAGATCATGTGTTACAAGacttgtagtataaatacacccgTATTTGGAAGGTTCAATAACTCATTAGGTCCAACCcatcgttaaaaaaaaaacaaaaggaacatGACATGACATCTGTCCAAGCCTGGCTGTGCTCAAAACTTGAGTGTCCACACAAGAAGGGGACCAGTGTGGTAGGCCACCAGGATTCATGTGACTTTGAAGGAATTACAAAGCGCAGCAGCTGAGATGTAAGAGAATGTACAGATTGCACAGTTTCGTCGGTAGAAGCTTCATGGGACAtcagcaaagagaaaaactcAAATTGAGTCTCAGCTAGAGTTTGCCTCAAGCCAAGTCAGCTGGAAGAAGGTTCTGCGCTTTGATGAGACCCAGTTGGGCTTTTTGGTCATTAAAGGAAGATGCTGCACATCATCACCACTGTGAGGCCTAGTGCTAGCAGCATGATTATGGTGGTGGCAGTATCACTGCTGTGGGGATGCTCCTCTGCAGGAGGTTAGAGGGACAAAcgactgcagcaaaatacagagaaaCCCCGGAGAACATCCTGATGCAGTGTGCAAGAGACCTGCAACTAGTGAGGTTTGCTTTCCAGCAAAACAATGTTTGCAGAACCGGTTTAAAACAGCTATGTTAATGTTCTGGAGTCTACAAGTTTGAGCTTTTTACTCGAAAGCGCGGTGccacctgatggagcttgagcaGTTTTAGTGGTGTGACTATATTAGTGGCATTAGTGATTATTTTGTGAGTGCTTAAATCATATTTCTTTGTTCATAAAAGACACAAGTGagacaaataatataaaatgttatcagTGGGAGGTTACACATTAGATCACAGTTCAGCTGAGCCAAGCGCCAAGAAATATTCTGCATGTGGGCAGATCAGCAGTCACGAATCATCACGGACTTATTTAAATCTATGAGTAATCTATTATGTCTGCATCAAAGATCAGACTTCGGTGTCTTTGTTGAGCACAAGCTCTACaatttaagacacacacacctgtcgAAGGCAAATTAATCTGACAGTAAAGATGACATCTGACATCTGACCTGACTGCGACTAAATCAGATTAGGCTACATgattttgtgtgtacatgtctttAATGCCTCCTGTGGACAATTTGGGTTTCAATGCCattgttgtgaggacattttggcatTTTGGTCCACACAACTTCAAAGGGCGTTTTGAGGCTCAAGACTGGGTTTTAGAGTCAGGGTCAGACTTAGGTTTAGGTTaggttaatgtgtgtgtgtcacaaagGTCACAAAGGTCATAGTATCCCTGCAATTGCTTAGCTGAGGTTTAATCCAGATGAACTGACATGTATCTGGGACAATAAGCTGCTCTctcacgctctctctctctctctctctgttacacacacccacacacacacacacacacacacacacctgtctccGGTGTTACCTTTTAGCAACCACGCCAGAAATGTTGTCAtaagcattttattatttttatccacCTATATCACAATATCATAGAAGGTCCATGAAGATGCAAATAAGGACAAGCGCAAAACGGTCACAGCGTTCAACAACcaaaagcgagagagagagagaacgagagtgacagagagagaagaaagacacAAACGTAAAAACACATGACTATTTTTTCGGGCGTGAGGGCCCAGGCAGGCACTTTACAACAGGGTGTCAGATCCTATGTGGGGCTGCTGTTTTGAGGTAATTAGTGAACACAAGTAGCGGCTGTATTTTCATCACAGTTCACTTTGCTGCACAGTGTTAATTGGATATGTGTCCTGTGGCTTTTCCAAAATGGAAATCAAGCTCTCGCCCGGCACAGTGTGGCTGGTTTGTTTTAGCGTCTTCAGACGTTACGCCGTCGATGTCCATTTTGAACTCTGATTGAACTTGAAATGAGAGATTAACCACGTCccatctgtgttgttgtttggaGGAAGTTGCAAGTCAAATGCAACGTTGAGCTGAGAAATATTGCTATTTCACACAGCccactgaaaacacaacacagtttAACAGAGTGTATTTTGTAGGCTTAAGCCGCAGTACTTGTGGCTTGAAAGTAATTCAATCAGTTGCTATAGCTGTTGTCCAAATGAGTGATTAACTGACTGCACGTTGTCCTACAGATTGACATTTACAATCTGGTGATGTTtactcctttttctttcttttttttttttttttttttggcctgaGAGCCTGATATACTTGAATTCATGTTTTACCCAGTGATCGCAAATCCAGATCGAAACACCCTGCGTGACTTGGTCCTTAACATTTCATACCAGTCTACAAAGTAAAATATGGTCGTCGTCGAATCCAAATCTCTGTCAAGTTTTCTATTTGGGTCTTTCTAATTCAATCTTTTCGTCCAATACAGAATTAGGTTTGGTTCTCGTGCGGAAACCAGCGGCGTTTGGGACTTAGGTGACCAAATACAGTGTAGCATACTCATGCATTTCTACTGCAGCACTATTACAACTAACATCTAACATGTCCTCTAACATTAGGTCGGAGGAATCAAGAGCACCAGTAGCTTGGCTTGTATGTCTCTGTCAAGAAAATCGTAATAAATCCTAATGTTTGGCACATGTCCTGTTTTGACACCAATGTCGTCACGCTTCCCATGCGGATCTATCTGGCGTCTGTTTCCAACTGGGAAGCAAACGTTTGGGTTGTGAACCATCCAATTTGGTTGAAATGAGCTGAATGTGGTTTGCGAACAAGACTCAAACAAGCTCTCTGCCAACCAGTTGAACCCTAATTGAGGCCGAAGAGACTTTCAGAGCgaggacagacagcagctgaTTCCAGTTGAGTTTGTTCCTTTAGTTACAGGACATGTGACGTTGCTCATGCATTTATACCTACATCCCATCTGGTTTACATTCAAGGATCATCAACATCATTTTTACCAAACTCACTAATTTCGGTCGTCTGACTGGCGCCTAGTTGAACATCAGGTGTTTATATCACATGTCAGTCGTGAGCGCTGCTGCTTAAGTTGTTGATTGCTGCAACTTACATTACTTGTGCATGACTGTGAGATGTGTGACAGGCTACAGCAGGGGGGGAGCAGACTGGCACCTAGCGACATCAGCATTGACACATTACACAGTATACATTTATAAGACCACTGTTTTACCAAATAATGGTGTGCAATATTGAAAACTTAGGAATATACAGACATTACTCAACAGGATCCTATATAGttagaaatgaacaaaactCATTTTCGTGTCCCATTGAGTGGTGAAATAAACATCAGCATGACAGCATTCGAGAAATCAGTTTTAGCATAAAACACCTGTGCAACCAACTGGATTCAAAGTGAGAAAATACAGAACTTTGTGTCACTTTGTTGTGTAGTTAAGAAACCCTCATGTATGGCATCCTTAAATATTTGTTCCAAAACTATTCAAAGCCTTCAAAGCCGTCAACCTAAACAAGCATGTATCCGGTCCAGTGGGTTACAGAGGGTGGCACCTTTAACCTGAGCCAATATTTGAGTCCTGTTCATGCCAGACGTTGATCCACCCATGCAGCCTTCACTAAGGTGATTCTGGGACTAAACTCACTCTATCTCACTGCAGAAGTAAACACGAGTGTGGAcaccaacacaaaaaacaaaacacatacaccAATCTTAACAACTTAATAGCTCCATCTTTCAGTTCATCAGCAAGCCTCCCTcccccaaacaaacaaatatactgtaatctTCATTGTGATATGCCTTTAAACTCTTGAATCGTCTCCTAAATGACCTATCAAATGGGACCACTCTTGGCCAACCACTCCGAGTCAGCCTTCACTGTTTGGGGCTGGGGGGATTGGATCTCTGAGCGGCATGGCAGGGGTCCAGGGATTCCTTGGTGGCACCACCGTAGACGTCCACGTCATGGTCGGTCCAGGGGGCGATGTTGCCGAGCGCCGATGAGCTGCATTCGGCCAGGGCGGCCACTTCTCCGGGCTTCAGCACCCGATCCCACAGGTTGAACTGAGACAGCTCCCCGACAAGAGCCTGAGAGGCATCAAATCGTCCACCCAGCGTATCCTTAGAGATGAAGAGATGGAAAAACAATGGGTTGGATGTCACAAAATGTGAACGCTAATACCCAAGACAAAAGGCCTTGCTAGCATTATGTTCAACAGTAATCCAGTAGCCTTTTTCCACTGCAAGAACGTTTTCAGTAATCCAGAAATTCATGTGGGAACTTGAGAAAGACCTTAGGGCTTAAATTGGGTCCCTGACTGTATCTGTTATACAAAAATTGAGAAGAACAGTCTCAACAGTACTACCTTATTCAACTAACCCTCACAGTTCTTTCCACGCCACGGGATCATAAAAACTCTTTTATGTCTCGGCTCCTAGAGCTCTTAAGCTGGAAAGTTTTGGTCACAAAGGGGCCCCAACATGCGACGAAAATCCCAGTGGCACTTGCTAGATCCCTTGCATTTTCTGTTGACATTTATCACATTTGGGCCCATTAGTGTGGCCA
Encoded here:
- the LOC137123208 gene encoding dynein axonemal light chain 4 — encoded protein: MAATGEGKKEEADYKRLHSFPLIRHTDMPEEMRVETMELCVTACEKFATNNESAAKMIKESMDKKFGSSWHVVIGEGFGFEVTHEVKNLLYMFFGGSLAVCVWKCS